The DNA region actgttgtgtcgattaATACTTTTAATATCTTTGGTTTCACTTTTGTTTTGGCCCAAGCATCCACTCAGTTAAAAAATAGGAAACCCTTGATTATTCGTTTATTTAATTACCCAAATGAACTCTTGACAAATGTTTTTTCCACTAGGGGTTGGTCTTTCTTTGCCTTCTGTATTCCtatattacgtatacgtcGCGTTGCCCAGTGCAATTATTTACCTTTTTCGTTACCCCCTCCACTGATCTCCCTCGATCTTCTTGGCCGGCGGCGTTTctgtatatttaatttaataaacaaataatggaaattaatatttatgtttattctTGATCGAATTTCGAGTTTAAATGAATATAATTCTGATTGTCATCCCGTTCTTTCTCTTTCACAGGAATTTCATTTCTACAACTTACTGCAGTGTGCTAGTAAAACTGAACCCAAGAAATTGATCAACCCTACGAGATAAAGCTAAAGAAAACAACAATTTGAAAACCCATTCGTAAGCGTGTTACGACAAAGTGGAAAAGTGCAACAAATACATGAATACAAGTATAAATCAACGTTAAGCCCAAACCCAATCCCTAGTTACCCAAGATcaccaaaatattttcataatttttaagaaatatttcaaGTGTGATAGCAAGTTGTAAGACACCTCGAAAGAAGTCATTTTCAAAAACGAATCATCAACTGCAGGACCGAATCAAATCGAATTGATTCGATTAACAGCTGTGCTGTACACATGCACCTGTGTGTGTGAGGGGCGCGCGCGTGTGCGTGTACGTGAGTGTTTCGTGTATCTGTGTGCTAGTGTTTGTCAGTGCTGGTGGCGAAAATTGAAACGCCCGCTAAACAAAGTCAAGCGCTAGATGGCGCTGTCGCTGCCGCCTGTGACcagtgttgttgttgctgttgtcggTGTGCCacacattgttgttgttgttgatgctgCAGCTAATAAAACGCGGAAAGGCAAATTATAACCGCCCACCAACCCCACAACACAGCATAGCGCTTAAACATCCCGCCCCAGTcggataaataaataagtttcAATTTATTAACCTAACAAAATCAACGCCCCAACAaaagagaaataaaataaaatacaaaataaaaacgtaaAGTAAGTAATAATCAAGAGTTTCGCATTACCCATCGTCGGTCGGTTCAAATTGCGCCGCGTCGCGTCGCGATCGTCGCTAGTCCTCGGATCGGATCGGAACGGAACGGAACCTTATAGTACGGGCTGTTACGGATCAGATCGGATCAGTTGGCAGTCGGTGGCACCTGACAACGCAACGCTAACCGCTATTATGCATCGGCGTCGTCGGTTGGCCAGTGCAAAAATCGGATTCGAATTGGCGGGCGAGCAGCAGCTAACACAACTGACAGAACTCATCTAAACGGGCTACACATAAAGTAGACATTAAATAACCCCATAGTTATACCGGCTTACCAAACCGAAGGTAGATCATAACTTTTTTCGTGACCCAAATAATCCAAGAATCGTCAGCAATCCTGGATTATTTGCTAAAGACTTTGCGCACGCTGAAATCCAATTCGATTATGGCCGAGAATCAAAGTGCGGCCAGCGAAGATTCCGGTcaccaacagcaacatcagcagcagcagcaacagcaacaccagcaacatcagcaaccaCTAGCCACCACATCAGTCACCGCCGCTTCAGCCACATCGACGTTAGCTAACCAGTCGCCCACTAACTCGCAGGCCTCATCCCCTGAAAATTCCCAGGAAGCACTGCCCCTGGTGCGACGCCAGcaatcagcagcagcagcgacagtagcagcagcagcagccgcaacAGTTGCCGCCACCAGTAGCAACACTTCGCAGCAGCAacgcagcagcatcagcaacaTGTTCGATCGCACGGTGAATGCCAAGTTCAAGCCGACGGCCTCGAATGCCGGTCCCGGCAACAATCCGGGACGCAGGAACTCCATGCTGACACCGGCCCGAGGGGTCAGTGTGGGCGGCACTGGCGGCAACATACGCAAGTTGACCAAGGTCAACTCGCTGACCAGCAATCATCACTACTCGGTGTGCTATCCCCCCAGCAACATCTATCAGAATAGCAACAATTCCGGCAGCAACTCGCCTTTGCAGCGCACCACCAGCGAGAGCTTGCGTTTGAACTCGCTAAGCCGCGTGGCAGCGGCGACAGCCTCATCGGTGTCTAGGGCCAGCAGCAACTCCAGCCTGGCCACGTCCACCTCCACATCGCTGGCCCCTAagtccagcagcagcagtggtGGCAGCAACTCGACcccgcagcaacagcaaccgGTGAGCAgtagcaacagcagcagcagcaccggCGGCAGCACCAACAACAGCTTCACCAAGGCCAGCTCGCCCAACAACAACGGAGCACGTTCGGTGGGCggagcaactgcaactgcaccTGCAGGTGGCAGTCATCACCATCAGCCACATCACCACcatcatcaccatcaccaCCATCAGCATCAcaaccaccagcagcagcagcagcaacagactAGCCTCAGCCAAGGACACGCCTCGTTGACCGTCGCCGGTGGATCAGCtgggggtggtggtggtggtggaggcTCCTCGGGCAACGCTGGTGGTGCCACCAATCGCAAACCAAAGACGACTTCCTCATTCGAGATCACCTCGGTGACGGTGGGCCATCCCAAGCTGAATGCGGCCGGCGACACTGGAGACGAGTCGGCCGACGATCTGGACGAATCTCACACGGATGACAATAGTCGGATAACGGACCTCGAGAACGAGACGCCCTCGATGTCGGAGGACACGTTCTCCAAGGAGGAGGTGTACTATGCCAACAATGCCCTCAGCACGAATGCGCCGGTGATACCGACTAGCTCGCAGTACGGCCTCGTGGTGGTGGATCCCATTGGTCCGTCGCTGGGCCAGACGATCCAGAACGTCCAGGTGAACGTGTCGGATAACATTATCAATGTGGTGAGTGGTGCCGTCACACCGGGCGGCACCAAGAAGAAGGACGACATCAAGGAGACGCAGCATCGCAGCGAGCGGTTCAAGGTGGTCAAAATCGAGTCCACGGAGCCGTTCAAGCGTGGTCGCTGGATGTGCATGGACTACCTGGACCACTCGAGTGTGGGTAATGGTGGTAATAACAACGAAAAGACTGGCTCTTCTACTTCCGACGCGCACGCAGCCACAGCGGATGGTGCAGCAGGTGTGGCCGGTGGTTCAGAGGCCCTGCCCCACAAGACCACCCAGAGCATGATTCTGCCGCCCACCCAGAAGCTGAACGAGAATCACCTGGAGGCCAACTCGACCGATGCCAACTGGAACTATGCcgagcaacagcagcagcaacagcagtcGCAGCAGCCGCCGCAATCCCAGCAGCAATcctcgcagcagcagcagcaacaggccCAGATAAGTGCCACGCCCAGTGGGGTGATGACAGCCCCCGCCACAGTGGTTCACGGGATGCAACAGTTGCACATGGaggcccagcagcagcagcagcagcagctcttCGACAGCGTCAATGCCAATGCCAGCTCACCCAGTGACTCCGTCAACATGGACTATGCTCGAACGGCGGCCATGCAGTTGCATCAAACGTTGAAGCAGCTCAAGGAACGCGAAGACGCCATGGACGTGCCACCAGGGGGTTATCCAAATTTCCAGAACGGCGGAGATGTTGGTGGTGGGGcgggcaacaacaacaacaccggTGGGGCAGCAGCTGGAGAGTCGCAGCTGAGCACCAGCTATGTGGAGCAACAGCAGCCGCTGTCGCCGACACCACTAACGCCCCAGGCCCCGCCCACATTCGCAGCTGTTGCTGCCGGGCAGTCGCCCAACTTCCAATtggagcaacagcagcaacagcaacaagcaaCATCGCAGATAGATGGGATAGTCCCCCAGCCATttaaccaacaacaacagcagcagcagaccaCGCAGCAATCAATACCACagcaaacagcagcagcagcaccatcTGTTGTTGCTGCAGCACCACCACAACAGACTTCAAACACTTCCAATGCAGCAGTAACCACTGGCCAGGGTCAGACACTACCGCTGTTATCACACATGACCAGCtacgagcagcagcagcagcagcccaatcttggagcagcagcaacaggagCAACGGGAGCAACATCGGTGGCTCCCCAGCCAGCAATTCCCACGCTGCAATTGCAGAGTGCTCCTGCAACAATTGCCGATCCACAGCAATTGATGGTgccacaacaacagcaacaggaggagcaacagcagcagcagctgacacagcagcaacagcaacagattcCGCCAGCAAATATCGCGAGTGCTAGTGCCAATAATAGTAACCTAAACCTAACGAATACGAATGTTGTGGCCACCGCCGAGGCAACGACAAACGCGCTGACCTTGACCGATGAACAGGCGACCGCGGCAGCAACCACTGCAGTTGCAACCggagctgcagcagcaacaggagCCACatcggcagcagcagcaacgcaGCAGCAAATTCAACAGCTACAACAGCAACCAAATGCAGA from Drosophila subpulchrella strain 33 F10 #4 breed RU33 chromosome 2L, RU_Dsub_v1.1 Primary Assembly, whole genome shotgun sequence includes:
- the LOC119546495 gene encoding protein bunched, class 2/F/G isoform isoform X1; translation: MAENQSAASEDSGHQQQHQQQQQQQHQQHQQPLATTSVTAASATSTLANQSPTNSQASSPENSQEALPLVRRQQSAAAATVAAAAAATVAATSSNTSQQQRSSISNMFDRTVNAKFKPTASNAGPGNNPGRRNSMLTPARGVSVGGTGGNIRKLTKVNSLTSNHHYSVCYPPSNIYQNSNNSGSNSPLQRTTSESLRLNSLSRVAAATASSVSRASSNSSLATSTSTSLAPKSSSSSGGSNSTPQQQQPVSSSNSSSSTGGSTNNSFTKASSPNNNGARSVGGATATAPAGGSHHHQPHHHHHHHHHHQHHNHQQQQQQQTSLSQGHASLTVAGGSAGGGGGGGGSSGNAGGATNRKPKTTSSFEITSVTVGHPKLNAAGDTGDESADDLDESHTDDNSRITDLENETPSMSEDTFSKEEVYYANNALSTNAPVIPTSSQYGLVVVDPIGPSLGQTIQNVQVNVSDNIINVVSGAVTPGGTKKKDDIKETQHRSERFKVVKIESTEPFKRGRWMCMDYLDHSSVGNGGNNNEKTGSSTSDAHAATADGAAGVAGGSEALPHKTTQSMILPPTQKLNENHLEANSTDANWNYAEQQQQQQQSQQPPQSQQQSSQQQQQQAQISATPSGVMTAPATVVHGMQQLHMEAQQQQQQQLFDSVNANASSPSDSVNMDYARTAAMQLHQTLKQLKEREDAMDVPPGGYPNFQNGGDVGGGAGNNNNTGGAAAGESQLSTSYVEQQQPLSPTPLTPQAPPTFAAVAAGQSPNFQLEQQQQQQQATSQIDGIVPQPFNQQQQQQQTTQQSIPQQTAAAAPSVVAAAPPQQTSNTSNAAVTTGQGQTLPLLSHMTSYEQQQQQPNLGAAATGATGATSVAPQPAIPTLQLQSAPATIADPQQLMVPQQQQQEEQQQQQLTQQQQQQIPPANIASASANNSNLNLTNTNVVATAEATTNALTLTDEQATAAATTAVATGAAAATGATSAAAATQQQIQQLQQQPNAESETESFRTASMIPGASRKRALSNPHIGGPNDPTFVHRLNPQLYYYNKSQSGRSSFCVDESLWPTNNPNGTASESNLYMGSSTEEDYEEAIDQFSPTIYTRSASRAIPIPSSAGNSPQHHPHSQPRIASGIALVAGGGAGGPGGPVPTGAFSASPSIYAYPHSPFYASSPDTSLSSPAQTSGLPGQHPHPGSRISFSYDPAFQRLQVPLISSDRRPRSPLECATVFAAVAAAATCGGAVGGAGGAADTTINSASGTSAVAIDNKIEQAMDLVKSHLMIAVREEVEVLKERISELMDKINKLELENNILKSNIPQETLQQLQMQLQIAAPPATPAIQAAPAVQSAVATAAAGQAVQAGQQQAAGAVTVAVAGVATSPASAVVPTIIPNGSAENGGSAVEQSAAAAEQQQQQQQVTSAAAAAAVTTTNGPMS
- the LOC119546495 gene encoding protein bunched, class 2/F/G isoform isoform X2 codes for the protein MAENQSAASEDSGHQQQHQQQQQQQHQQHQQPLATTSVTAASATSTLANQSPTNSQASSPENSQEALPLVRRQQSAAAATVAAAAAATVAATSSNTSQQQRSSISNMFDRTVNAKFKPTASNAGPGNNPGRRNSMLTPARGVSVGGTGGNIRKLTKVNSLTSNHHYSVCYPPSNIYQNSNNSGSNSPLQRTTSESLRLNSLSRVAAATASSVSRASSNSSLATSTSTSLAPKSSSSSGGSNSTPQQQQPVSSSNSSSSTGGSTNNSFTKASSPNNNGARSVGGATATAPAGGSHHHQPHHHHHHHHHHQHHNHQQQQQQQTSLSQGHASLTVAGGSAGGGGGGGGSSGNAGGATNRKPKTTSSFEITSVTVGHPKLNAAGDTGDESADDLDESHTDDNSRITDLENETPSMSEDTFSKEEVYYANNALSTNAPVIPTSSQYGLVVVDPIGPSLGQTIQNVQVNVSDNIINVVSGAVTPGGTKKKDDIKETQHRSERFKVVKIESTEPFKRGRWMCMDYLDHSSVGNGGNNNEKTGSSTSDAHAATADGAAGVAGGSEALPHKTTQSMILPPTQKLNENHLEANSTDANWNYAEQQQQQQQSQQPPQSQQQSSQQQQQQAQISATPSGVMTAPATVVHGMQQLHMEAQQQQQQQLFDSVNANASSPSDSVNMDYARTAAMQLHQTLKQLKEREDAMDVPPGGYPNFQNGGDVGGGAGNNNNTGGAAAGESQLSTSYVEQQQPLSPTPLTPQAPPTFAAVAAGQSPNFQLEQQQQQQQATSQIDGIVPQPFNQQQQQQQTTQQSIPQQTAAAAPSVVAAAPPQQTSNTSNAAVTTGQGQTLPLLSHMTSYEQQQQQPNLGAAATGATGATSVAPQPAIPTLQLQSAPATIADPQQLMVPQQQQQEEQQQQQLTQQQQQQIPPANIASASANNSNLNLTNTNVVATAEATTNALTLTDEQATAAATTAVATGAAAATGATSAAAATQQQIQQLQQQPNAESETESASGTSAVAIDNKIEQAMDLVKSHLMIAVREEVEVLKERISELMDKINKLELENNILKSNIPQETLQQLQMQLQIAAPPATPAIQAAPAVQSAVATAAAGQAVQAGQQQAAGAVTVAVAGVATSPASAVVPTIIPNGSAENGGSAVEQSAAAAEQQQQQQQVTSAAAAAAVTTTNGPMS